Genomic DNA from Lycorma delicatula isolate Av1 chromosome 5, ASM4794821v1, whole genome shotgun sequence:
ATACTCCGAGCAAACATTATGCTGTACAAGTTGTGGCCCTGCTTTGTTGAAACCAAACATGTTCTGTATCCACATCAACCAGGTTGGGGTGCAGAAAGGTCTTCAACATGTACCGATGAGCAGTCACCGTTACATTGCACCACCTTCCTCAAAAAAGCACAAGCCGATTACACCAAAGTCGGCAACTGTACACCAAACAGTTATACAAGAAGAGTGGAGCGGTTGTTCTTGGAGTTCACGAGGGGTTATGTTCACCCTGTAGCAAAACTTCTGCGTGTTTACACCTCTACTCAGGTGGAAGTGAGCCTCatcattattcaaaataacagctaCAGCAGGAACCGGTTCAAGAATTTCTGGACTTACGGCTTTACGGTTAGCATGATCTCTCTCACTTAATTCTTGAGCCAGCATAATCTTGTAAGGATTGCAGTTTTAAATCGACATGCAGAATCCTCCTTAAACTTCAACTTGATATCCCCAGTGCCGTGGAATGCTTTGGTCATTGATTGCTGAATGGATACTCTACTGTTTCCACATCTTCTGGTGTTCTACTGGTCCTAGGTTTgccagttgatatttttttttcagtgaggATCCAGTTGCTCAAAGGTTAGAAATCCatagaataattgtttttcaatctGATACAGATGCATTTCGACTGAACACAAAGTGTGTACAGAATGCTCTTTGCATTGCTATCATAGAACGTTTGTTCTCACAATATGCTTCAACAACAAAGCCCTGATATTCACCTGTCCAACTCATGGTGGATACTGAGAACCAACTACTATTAGCCTCTACCAACATGTGAACATGAAACCTACCCCACCTCTCTACTCCCATTTCAGCCCCAACAGTGACCCCTCCAAAGAAGGGAGTCTTTATGTCACCCAGTATACAGAGGTCCAAAAGGtgtactgctgattgatttcctgcTTGAAAGAAGGACCGtaaatgcagtttaaaaaaaacattgccaGGTGTTCGATGACATCAAGATGCTTATCGCAACAAACAACACCTTCAACATTCTCCTTCAATGGCAATGCAAGTCCATAAAAACAGTGTGATAAACTACCTAAAAAACATTGGACATCTCTTGAACACCCATCACACAGTCCAGACTTATTACCATGTGATTTCCACTTGTGAAAGAAGCTTTAGCAGGGGAAATATTTGAAGATTATGCTGCAGTTGAGCATAATGTACACAATTGGTTGTTGGGGCAGccgtcttgtttttttttatgaggggAACAGGAAGTTACCTGTCTGgtagaaaaaaagtatttctgaTAAAGGAAACTgtgaagaaaaataaggtaatttatttgtaattttatctaatatcagtaaagctatgtaaacaaattacaatttatatttagatGGCTCATATCTAGCACTAGTttgtttgttctttatttattctgagaaaactgaCATAAGtccaaataaacacaaataaaagtttaagaaacCTGACAAGAGTCAAGTTaaggaaaaagtaaagaaagttgggttgtttttaataacaattaagaaTGAACCTACcaactttataacatttttgtgcCAAGTggaacaaaaatgttataaaataaatataatttttaaccaaacatgaaaatcgtttttttattgaaaaaaaaattgcactaacAAAAATAAccagtaattaagaaaaaaatgagtttCGAAATCAACAATCTGTTCagcttgtgaacaataagcaaccctttGGTCCAGTAAGGTGAAGATGAGTTTGGTGGTTTTATGAGTTTTGTTAGCTGGTGTTATTGGTGACAAAATTACTGGactatttaattttgatgaatgcTTCATGGGAAATAACTTACCGTGTCTTTTTTTTGATGAAGTTGTTTTTCTACCAACAACATAACAAATGAtctaaaattactttgaatatttaatcagtttgatagtaaattaaatataattgcattaaaacaaccaaaaatgGTTGATCAATTAAATTGTTGGTCTACAAGGTCATATGACCTAATGTCACTCGAACTTGTAcctttggttttaaaaaaaccagttaacaaacaaaaaacaaacaaaaagttaattcAAAAGAACTAATTATGATGACCATTTACAATACAGATACATCAGAAAAAATTTCAGATCAAATAGAGCGTATAACTGCTgatatttgaatattacattaaaaagaatatgttgattttggacttaaaatattgttttctttttctttattataatttatattgaatagttaattgtgttaaatattttttcaatctaaGAAAGgcttgttttaaatgtatttttatataccaatttttgaactgttttctcttttattaactTGACTTATcaagtttcttaaattttatttgttttgcagtttactctgtttatacaaattttctcagaataaaattctctatacATTTTGTTTCAAAGTTGACAGATTAATTAAACAGATGTATGCCAAATCTTAAAAAATACGGTTTTTTTTGACAACCAGTCTTTTGGGTTTACAACAATTGTTACAAATCCAATAATTGTcagaaaaactttattcattttttaactcaaaaaaatactttcctgtataatttttgtattaagaatTTTTGGTACTATCACATTTGGATGAGAtcagaaaaaatcttttacaaactataactcaaaaatgaattgttttagatcttgtttacatgaaatttttttccatatttattgtatgttttattttataaagtagatAGTGAATTTATGGAAAGGATTCTAAATTTAAGGGTAATTCAGAATAAGagtataatgaattaaattatttaaattcaaaaatgtcactgtgattagataaaataatttatctttagataagataatagttttttattatgtcCATCAAATTTAGCTATctctaaagaaattatattaatattgccATAATAAAGTATAGGCGCAATGCATATATCTGTTTACAAGATTTCTTCTGAGTTGAAATATTACTACCAGAAGAAATATAACTacgaaaaaatcaaaatctccaAACTTGAAATGTCCCGTAATTCTGttcagaaaaatgtaataataataataataagtcagTCTCACTAACCAAAAAAATAGCATAAacataacagtataaaaatatgaGGATCATAATTCTAACAAACTGAACCTTCTAATCAGATGtgcaaccccccccccctccacaCCCCAAAATATGTGTTGTTAGttgacaattttaaaaagaatacgcAGTTTAAACAGGGACTAGGATTTTAAATTCTGCAAAGAATTACATGATGACGTATCAAACGATatgaatcatttcatttttttcataatttacaattataaacattGAGTTACctgaaatatttgttaacaaaataacAGATATTTGCCACTTTGACcaaagtgaaatatttcaccaACTGTTGCAAATTTGCTGGGAGAACACAGTAGACATCTGTGgtgagtattaattattatttaataaaaaaaagctttgttagatattttagtttttcagaaTATCTTAACTTGTTGATTTGTACACCAGACATGTAGATATAGCCTGAATGTAGTAGAATAGATCTAATAGTAGCCAGTTTGAACTTGTGCTGTGTTCAATAAGTCCTTTTTTGAACACACATTTTTAATCTAAGAGTCACTCAagcatttttcagaaaaatgcaagttttgaatattatgaaaattaaacaagtttGTTTGGGCAAGATATGTATTTATGATCAGCTGATGCTATATTTCAGTAAAAGAACATTCTACtgtaaatttacaacaaaaaaaaatgcactaTTGTGATACATTATAGCTATAAAAAGGTGGGCAAGTTACATTTAAATCTAAGTCACATTCTGCTTTGTGATGAGTATTCCAAAGCTGTACATACATACTTTCTATTCTTTAGACTTTAATTTGTTCAATACTGATGTCtctcaatgaaaaaataaatgattacttgAAAAGCCAGCAGGGTAGAAAGAAGAATAGGCATATTaagaattaacaaaatgaaaatcaatTGTATGTACATGtagtgttttatttcattttacctatatataaatatgtgatgTAGTGACAGAAAGTGTGAAAGAGGCATATTTCAGACCTTTACATCCTGCCTTTGGTTATAAAGGGCAATACACTCACCTAAAGTCAAGAAAAAGCTTTCTTTGTTAGTCAGAACCACTTGTTTTTTCTCCAGAGGCATGGAAATTAGAAATGTGACAAAATCTATTTCCATAACTTGATGACTAATGTCATCTCAAGAAAATCTCAGATCAAGCTCACAATTACTGTATGCCACTTGGAAAGCTCTAATTTCCCTACAAACAGGCATGACAATATGCAGAAAAAATCTTGTTCAAGGAGACAAAGATGCCACTGTGAACTAATCAAGTATTATGAATACCTCCTGATAGGCTTGATGACTGTCTCGTAGGAAAGAGTCATGATGTAGACCATAACGACCAGATATCAAGCAACCACAATTTATGTGCATAACCAAGTATTGGAAGAATCAGACCTATCTGCTCTGGATTCAAAAAACTAGTTccaaatttcaaacatttttcttgcatttaaaaattttaatattttcaagcttATTTGAATTAATCGTAtacaacaaacaaaagaaaacttaatcataattttattaattaaatttatacaacacTGGAAACACAGAACATGATATGACTTCATAAAATACACAAGATGTTACACTATTTGAAAGTACTTTACGCTTTTCTAATGATGAAGGTCGCATAACAACAAATATTCAATTTCCATAAAATGAATTCTGTAActgaaaataacatttcttttcaTCACATTCTGTgcaaatatttcttaaatgttgTATCTACATAAGTCTCCCATTCTGCCGTAAAAAAATTAACGCATATTGGTTTTCCAAGATTATACTTTTTTGCAAATTCCCTGTGAGAAAAATTTCTCCGAGAAATAAAATCACTGAAACAAAAGAAGATTatgaatttatacaataataagatTTACCTCATTAAATGGTGGTATTTCCAGtaatactgttattaatttatagtaacaaaataaacaatatttttaattacacaagcAATAGATTTGCTATGTTATAAAGTATATAATCTGTGTTATAATAAGATTTGCTAAGTTATAATCTATTATATTCTATGCTATATGCAACCATTTCAAAGATTCTGAACCTAAGTTTGAAAAAgctatcaaaaagtaaaaacagttttgagtaattttattatcGAGTAGCATTACTTTTATAAGAATGTCTGTGTGACAGTGTATGTCTCTTCTAATTTACAGCTACGTGTTAAATCCAAAATCAGTTTACACACCATTAGTGAAACATGCATTTCTGCATTCGTTCCTTAAATTATAAGAACATTTTATGTTTCTTATCAAACTGATGATAATTGACTGAACCGAATCCAAGCAAATTTCATGAATGATATTTGTCATCTTaacaaaagataatgaaaaactttaccagggtttttttttaaaaagaagtaattccAGTTCCaattatataaaaaccatttctataacttataattaattagacCATTTCCAATAGTACAATTAGTATTAGACTATTAAAAAAGACAAATCAATTATAAATCTcttgaatatgaaattttaatatgttttatggaACCTATCTGTGATCAAATGTCTaaaaagactgttttttttttttagtaaaatttgtttgcctaaacaattttacaagggttattttttttttaaggaccgatcggttgtgaaataaaaacccgtgcaaaaatcggatgaaccttttcgcatatgtgttgcgcagcgtctctagtatggccttcaatcacgccgcttcacttcgtttagttctgaacacgtaCCTatcacgtaaacatgtctacaacaatagcatctcccgccaagagtgaagtgcgtgcggtaattcgatttcttcaggctgaggggtgtaatgcagctgaaattcatcgacgaataagtaatgtgtacggtgaaacttcaatgagtgacagcaaagtgcgacaatggtgcaggaattttaaagcaggacgtgcagatgttcatgatgtaggcggtcagggaaggaagcgagtgtcaaccgatgagcgagtggatgaggcgattcgagaaaatcgtcggttcacaatttctgtttTGAGTGATTCCTTTCCTGacatttcaaggtcagctctctacaccattgtgccgcaaactgtgtgcgagatgggttcccaagatgctgtccgaccatcacaaaacactGAGAAATAAttacgtttctccagcgctaccacaatgaaggagaaaattttttgaacaaaattgttacgggggacgagacacgggtccatttagaaactgaagaaacaaaagaacaatccaaacagtgaatgcactctcattctcccagtaaaccaaagaagttcaagcgaactttctccaacagaaagtgtatggctactgtgttctgggaccggaatggagttctcttggtggaattcatggaacgtggcacgaccatcactgcagcctcatactgcgtgactctcaacgtctacgaagggcaattcagaataagtgaaGAGGAAACTATACAtactacttaataataattatactcacGAATTATATATATGTCTCTCTTTGAACAACATTCTCTTTGGTTGCATGTAAACCACACCCACATAACGatgtttacctaaaaaaaaagggaagaattttatcaaatatacatgcttataaatatatatttggataAACAGAAAAgctaaaagtaaatgtttttttttttcaaatataatcagCTTCAGATTGGGTGACAATATTTATTGTTGTGTTGTAATGTactgtttcaataaaaattgataacagaaatgaagaaatggtttttatttttttaaaagaaacccgATTTCAAAATCATACACCTGTCCAACTATACACAGTCAGTGAATGAAATTTGTACCATTTGAAATTACGCATCCTATAGTTTTGAACTGTCCCAGATTGCAATGCTAGCACTCAAATGAATGCTAAACTCAGTTGTAAAGAAAAAggcacttatgcagcagaaagtGTTTTGTGTTCTATAATTCAGCAGGACACAATGCGTAATAACAATTCAGGATTGACTGCATACTTTTCAGGATTGATCTATCATTGCTTAGAACATTGTTGtacaaacatattataaataatttgaagaatCGAGTTGTTTATATAAGGGAAAGAGTCCAGGACTATATACTACAGACTTTTATACTACAAACTTTagaggaaaatgtaaaacaaattcaagAAGCTTTTCAGTGAAGCCCAAAAATTGTCTACTGGTCAAGAATTGCACTTGCCAACTGAGAATTTGCAATCCCTCATATGACATGTCGTGTGTTAAGACTACGCATCCATTTCAGGCCGTAAAGATTttgattaaatctttaattacatttGAACTGCTTAGcagttatcatataaaaaatatttaaaatttttgctaataaaagaaaattaaaaaaagcaaacgaTTATCAAGATATAAAATGATATAGACTATATAAAactatgataaattatataactgaaaactgatataataattatatgatataaataaatgatagaaGATATAAATGATTTAGAAATTAACACGACCATTATTTTcaaacttgaaaacaaaaaagatttttaaattttttcgtaaaaattgtcatttaaatgCGAATATCAAATAAATCTCAATCTGTTCTTGACATATGAATTAAGATGTGGAGAATCCTTTCTTCCTCCAAGGCTGTTAATAATCTTTACAAGGCAACTAACAATCAAAGGCTTATGTGCAATAAGCTAGAATTACCAGATCATCAGCAAACCTTATACAGAACATACAGGTTATTTTTCGTCTTCCTATGCCTattccttcttctctttctgCTAATATATTCCTTGTCATATCTTCAGTATAAGTATTGAACAGTGTCGGTGAGAATCATCTCATGTTAGGATCTGCTCAggcagtcatatttttatttacttttgttgcttttttgtctcacacataattatttaattaaccttttttctttccattctgctacttgtatttcttttaaaaatctctaTCACTCTCTCCTATTTGacactataaataaattgttaaactgTACGAGGATAACTGAAGATACACTCTATGGGAGAAAGGTCTTAAGACTTTGTGAAAGCAGTAATGATATCAATTCCAGAAAACTGGAACCAGAAAATGTGCAGaacaaagaacaataaatttaatagcctacacaactaaaatattgttaagagTTGTAAACTGGAGGTTGTAAGAATAATGGAAGAGAATGCAGGAGAGGACTAACCTGGCTTCAGGAAAGGGAAAGAAACCAAAGATGTCATCAAGCTACTAAGGATGGTtggagaaaaatgtttaaagagaGGAAGAGGAACGAATAtgtgtttaatatatttagaaaaggctaaaataaaaccatttatcatttaaaccataaatcatttatttataatttgtttagtgTCAAATAGGAGAGAGTGATAGAGattctttaaagaaatacaaGTAGTAGAATGGAAAGAAGaaaggttaattaaagaattatgtgTGAGACAAAAaagcaatgaaagtaaataaaaatatgactgccTGAGCAGATCCAGGTTGAGCAGGATGTCCAACATGAGATGATTCACACCGACACTGTTCAACACTTACActgttttcattttcctttttcctttactTACCTTAGTTTTCCCTCATTCAGTTTTTCTAAGTTCTATACCCAAACACCTTCACCTTCTCTACTTTCTTTAAAGCTATTCTCATTTCCATCATAAGCAGCACATAATCAGTATTGATATTTTCACTGGTGATCTATTGGCTTTCTCAACAGCATTCCTATACCTTTCATCTACTAAGATATGGTCTATCTGATAGCGAGCTTTGTTTCCAGGGGAACAAAGTGTTCCCACCAGTATATTACAGCAGTCCTTTTCTAATCTTATAACATCTTCAATACTCTCTTACATCATTTTACCTCTTGTATCAGGTGTCCTTTCATTCTTGGTTGaaggatttcatttttattctctgcttttatatattattgttagtaAATACAATCATTGACCCTTCTCTACCACGGGAAGGTGAATATCAGGAATTTCCCTTCATCAAATACATTTATAGAGGTGGTGTTGTTTAAATGTCCCAAACAGATCTAAACTTACAAGTTAGACCTGTTTGGGAGATTAAAATATGCACAACTGTTATATGTATCAGAATAAATTacctataattttgtttattttagttttattataaaatatcttaatatactgtaatgtacataaaattttttgttaggtgaatgtaaatttacttaattattctcATTCATATTATCAAATACAGAACTTCAAAActataaaatagtgaaataataaaaacaagctaAAGAATTAGattcacaaataatattaatgaattttcttatattacattaatgtagTTTTAGgcacaagaaaattttattgtgttcctaatgtaacattttatgctgaattcaaaaatgtaatcagaatttttctatcatccGTCATTTTTatgtgataacattttttaaatattgctttttgcagaattctatatattttttacaaacataacattaTGAAGGCAACAGCTATATATGCATGACGATTCATTTGCTATAGGTTCTGGTATGTCAGCACACAGCAGTCTTCTGAGTCATACAATTAACATATCAGTGTTGTTTAAATGTTTGCTCTATATGCACATACTGTGATTTCATTCTCTTTTATGATCTACAATTGGGTCAAGTGTGCTGTGTTAGTGAATAAATATGCCAAAGAAATGCATACATAATTTGGATAACTTCTGTTACATATGTGTggatttgatgtttaaaaaaacaacaaagtttgACTCCActggttaaaaaatgttatgaactatattttgacTGTAAAGTTGGAATCAAGATAAGAATTGGGCCTCTCACATCTGTTGTATGTAAAATATCTGACTGACTGGCGGTGAGTTTTGCCATACTGATGATGTGGCATGAACTACAAGACCATTTGTCAGATTGTGTTATTTgtatattacaaagataaaagaaataagtaaacacccacacccacacagtGCAGCATCCGAATTTACAATTTGCTGTAAAGCCAGTGCCTCATGGTGAGATCTTACTATACCGCAATCTCCAATACATCCAACTAAAGTTGtgtctttttcatatttaatttatctatctcTATTTAGCGTCTATCTCATTTAATTCAGATAGAAATTAAAGAGAGATAGAAACTAAAGCTTGACATGAGGAGCAGGATGATCCTACTTGAAGATGAATCTCGTCTATCTCATTTAATTCAGATAGAAATTAAAGAGAGATAGAAACTAAAACTTGACATGAGGCGCAGGATGATCCTACTTGAAGCAGAATCCTCTTCTTTTGAACCTCATCTGATAactcaaagtaaattaaatgactcAAAGTGAATTATTTGGGATTTTGAACTCATTGAAGAACAAGCCAAGATTTTGGGATCTAGGCTGAAAGACTGGAATCTTCTTCATACCAACACTAAAATGAGTTCCTTTTATAATCATCAGGAAGAGTTTTAAGATCTATATTCTGTAGAAAATAGTTCAGTATACTATGTTGTGTACTGCAGTGTACAGTATCATGACAACTTATGTTGTCATGATTGCACTTCATCATGAACATAACAGTACAGAATGGAGAGTGTTTAGTGAttctttgaaaactaatttaaagatTGTAGTTTTGCACAATGGCAACAAATTTATTTCTACGCTATTACCTTGTGTAACTAACATGAAAAAACATATGACAATATAAAAATCCCGTTAGAAAAAATTCAGTGTAACAAGTATCGACAGACTACATGTTACAGTTTAAAAGTTATTGCATTATTAATGTGTTTGCAGTGCagctacattaaattttgttgcttttttcacAAATGGCACAGCAAGGACAAGACAACAAATTATTTCAGGAAGGAATAGTCAAAGTGTGAAACGCTTATACATGGACagaaaaatgttgtacatcccaAACTAGTTAATTCGGAAATGATTGTTCTAGCTCCtccaattcatataaaattaagagCTATTTAGAATTGTTGTTAAGGTAATAGATAATAATAGTGTTGATTTcattatctgaaagaaaattttcctCATGTTACTGAGCTTAAAATCAAGGAAGGAGTCTTTGTGGATCCCCAAATAAGAACTTCGATTAGAGACGGACAATTTGAAAATCTCAAGTCGAAAAGTCAgcatgaaagtaatttaaaagtgttGTCCAAAAAATTTTAGGAAATCATAAATACCCCGACAATTGTGATACTGCGGCGGAATTATTTCAGTCATACAAACATATGGGGTAAAAtatgtccataaaattttatttcttgaattcaTATCAGGATATCTTTCTGGACAATTTTGGCGCTGTCAGTGACAAGCACAGGGAACACTTCCACCACCAAATCCCAAATCTCGGTCAAGGAAAATAGGCACCAGTAACAGTAGAGTGCAAGAATACACACAGGTTATTATCAGACACAAAAGAGGGATGGTCCAGATGCCAAacacacaaagtaaaaaaattactggtaCCACATTTTTGGAAAATTGAGTAATGCCCTgcatgcatataaatttttacaattctttcaAAGTTTACTTGCATATCTCAAAAAATGGTGGGTAACAGCATAAATAagctatttatatatttgtatttagcataaaatgttctattaatttatattttattccttgtgccaaaaaaacagtttaattttgttttccagtGTTATTAAAGCAAACCTGAATGTTTTAGTGGCCATGGACCAATATAATCTACTAATACATCAGCTCTTTTCATTCCTATGTAGCCTCTAGAATTTACTGCCAAAAAATGTAGCCAATCTCGATGAATAGGTTTGTTTACACTCGGTGAATctatatctacaacaaaaaaattgtaatattatactaCCTGAAACAAAAATGAGGTAGGCTGTGTGATATGATAAAGATATAAAACAGTTCAAAAATGaacaacattaatatttgttcataacatcaaaatacatatttatttaatgatacaaAAAGATACAAAAGATCTCAAAGAAAATGCATGTTATTGCTACACGACAATGCTCGCCCTCACACCATccagctgacccaagaaaccatTGGATAAATGGGTTTGGAGATACTATCACATCCTTTCTACAGTCCAAATTTGGCTTCCTTTgatttcatttgtttggtccactcaagaaGGCATTAAATGGAAAAAGGTTCAGCAATAACgaggaggtcaaagaatttgtgggaaagtggctcaaacaacaagacaaagacttctttgcatc
This window encodes:
- the LOC142324764 gene encoding protein D2-like — encoded protein: MPYQTCGMLFIHYSYYDFKYHRTAEFDAHLGVTLKPSDTRNPPFFEWYDADETDYYTAMIFDIDSPSVNKPIHRDWLHFLAVNSRGYIGMKRADVLVDYIGPWPLKHSGKHRYVGVVYMQPKRMLFKERHIYNSDFISRRNFSHREFAKKYNLGKPICVNFFTAEWETYVDTTFKKYLHRM